Proteins co-encoded in one Pseudoliparis swirei isolate HS2019 ecotype Mariana Trench chromosome 7, NWPU_hadal_v1, whole genome shotgun sequence genomic window:
- the piwil2 gene encoding piwi-like protein 2, which produces MDPKKPPTLGITGFPSLGRGEGLQPQEPAVGRSRGLLLSAEGPGIGRARGFPTLGDPPHGRGVTLPITDPVFGRARGLLSQAGDSKVGVARGSTLPSLGPLHGQTPPHETTKQDLTDGTSALTRKEVETPTLVPGSALVSMFRGMGIEPPMTSWGRGTAPVGRGATGDSDDVKLQGAQGGVISSPERIGQLEEGMGRGNSFHGRGVSPQTMLGLGRAAMPPLGVGRGHALPTVLAGRVESVSPASEQQAAQHTQTSPTGTTAPVLTTQEVVLSAVAPAKMELKMEAVLKPPNYKVGTKGVPVTIGSNHIPIRCRNEAVYQYHVTFTPNVESMGMRFAMMKDHRSATGEVVAFDGSILFLPVKLNDVVVLKSVRRTDNEEITIKIQMTKILPPNSDLCIPFYNVVFRRVMKIIGLKLVGRNHYDPESAVVLGKHRLQVWPGYSTGIKRTDGGLYLNVDVSHKVLRNDSVLNVMNTLYQQSRENFQDECTKELIGNIIITRYNNNTYRIDAIEWDKSPKDTFTLMDGTKTTFVEYYSKNYGIAIKEMDQPLLMHRPKERSKPGGKQIITGEILLVPELSFMTGIPEKMRKDFRSMKDLNMHINVNGEQYTHSLKQLLKNISTNPESKKELSRWGLEIDSEMVVTTGRILPLETICLQSSSFTTGADGSWSREVVRDASINSIPLKIWAIFYPRRCAEQTEELVSTFNKVAGPIGMRLERPIRVELRDDRTETYVKSIHSQLANEPNMQLVVCIMVGNRDDLYSAIKKLCCVKSPIPSQAINVRTISQPMKLKSVTQKILLQMNCKLGGELWTVNVPLKQLMVVGVDVHHDTSKARQSVMGFVASVNSSLTRWYSRVTFQTPSEELIFGFRVCLLAALQKYYEVNHNLPEKIVVYRDGVSDGQLKMVEQYEIPQLIKCFETFPSYEPKLVFIVVQKRINTTLYSCAGNRIGVPPPGTVLDHTLTQNDWVDFFLLAHTSRQGSGLPTHYVCLYNTANLTPDHLQRLTYKMCHMYWNWPGTIRVPAPCKYAHKLAFLSGQYLHAEPAIQLSDKLYFL; this is translated from the exons ATGGATCCAAAGAAGCCTCCCACGCTTGGCATTACGGGCTTCCCTTCCCTGGGACGGGGAGAGGGACTACAGCCTCAGGAGCCGGCTGTAGGACGTAGCAGAGGGCTGCTGCTCTCTGCAGAAGGGCCTGGGATAGGACGAGCCAGAGGTTTCCCCACTTTGGGGGATCCACCACATGGACGTGGAGTAACTCTACCCATTACTGACCCTGTGTTTGGCCGAGCCAGAGGGCTGCTCTCCCAAGCAGGTGATTCAAAGGTAGGGGTGGCAAGAGGTTCAACCCTGCCTAGTCTGGGGCCGCTGCACGGACAGACGCCTCCACATGAAACTACGAAGCAAGACCTTACAGATGGGACCTCTGCTTTGACAAGAAAAGAG GTTGAAACGCCTACACTTGTGCCAGGATCAGCACTAGTCTCAATGTTTAGAGGAATGGGCATTGAGCCCCCAATGACCTCATGGGGAAGAGGAACAGCACCAGTGG GAAGAGGAGCAACTGGGGATTCAGATGATGTGAAGCTGCAAGGTGCACAAGGAGGCGTCATCAGCAGCCCAGAAAGAATCGGCCAACTTGAAGAGGGAATGGGCCGAGGCAACAG TTTCCATGGCCGTGGTGTGTCCCCTCAGACGATGTTGGGGCTTGGAAGAGCAGCAATGCCTCCCCTGGGGGTTGGAAGAGGACACGCTCTCCCTACTGTTCTTGCAGGTCGTGTTGAGTCTGTTTCTCCAGCCTCTGAACAACAAGCAGCCCAACACACTCAAACTTCCCCCACAG GGACAACGGCCCCGGTGCTCACCACTCAAGAGGTTGTGCTTTCTGCTGTTGCACCAGCAAAGATGGAGCTGAAAATGGAGGCAGTCCT TAAGCCACCTAATTATAAGGTTGGAACTAAAGGAGTGCCTGTAACTATTGGCTCAAACCACATCCCGATTCGATGTAGGAATGAAGCGGTATATCAGTACCATGTTACATTCAC TCCAAATGTTGAGTCGATGGGAATGCGTTTTGCTATGATGAAAGATCACCGCTCGGCCACAGGAGAAGTGGTAGCTTTTGATGGCTCCATCCTCTTCCTGCCTGTTAAACTGAATGAC GTGGTTGTTCTAAAGAGTGTGAGACGAACCGATAATGAggaaattacaataaaaatccaGATGACGAAGATTTTGCCACCCAACTCGGATCTATGCATTCCATTCTACAACGTGGTGTTCAGGAG gGTAATGAAAATCATCGGGCTGAAGCTGGTCGGTCGTAATCATTACGATCCAGAAAGCGCAGTCGTTCTTGGAAAACATCG GCTGCAGGTGTGGCCGGGTTATTCTACTGGTATCAAGCGCACAGATGGAGGCCTGTACCTGAATGTGGATGTGTCTCACAAAGTCCTACGAAATGACTCGGTGCTGAATGTCAT GAACACGTTGTACCAACAAAGCAGAGAGAACTTCCAAGACGAATGCACCAAAGAGCTCATCGGCAACATCATCATCACCcgctacaacaacaacacctaccGCATTGATGCCATTGAATGGGACAAATCGCCCAAAGACACCTTCACTCTGATGGATGGCACAAAAACCACCTTTGTGGAATACTACAG CAAGAACTATGGGATCGCAATCAAGGAGATGGACCAACCTTTGCTCATGCATCGGCCGAAGGAGAGGTCCAAGCCAGGAGGGAAG CAAATCATTACTGGAGAGATCCTTCTAGTACCAGAGCTTTCTTTTATGACGGGAATCCCAGAAAAAATGAGGAAGGACTTCAGATCTATGAAG gACCTGAACATGCACATCAATGTGAACGGCGAGCAGTACACCCACTCATTAAAACAGCTTCTAAAGAACATCAGCACCAATCCTGAGAGTAAGAAGGAGCTCAGCCGGTGGGGACTGGAAATTGACTCTGAAATGGTGGTG ACTACAGGTAGAATTCTTCCACTTGAAACCATCTGTCTGCAGTCTTCATCCTTTACCACCGGCGCTGATGGGTCCTGGTCCAGAGAGGTTGTTAGGGATGCTTCCATCAATTCT ATCCCATTGAAGATCTGGGCTATTTTCTACCCTCGCCGTTGTGCAGAGCAGACTGAAGAGCTGGTTTCCACCTTCAACAAGGTGGCCGGGCCTATTGGTATGCGTCTGGAGCGACCCATTCGGGTGGAACTGAGGGATGATCGCACTGAGACATACGTCAAGAGCATCCACTCTCAGCTCGCCAATGAG CCCAATATGCAGCTCGTAGTGTGCATCATGGTCGGCAACAGAGACGACCTCTACAGTGCCATCAAGAAGCTTTGCTGTGTCAAAAGTCCCATCCCATCCCAG gCCATCAATGTCCGGACAATTTCCCAACCAATGAAGCTCAAGAGTGTCACCCAAAAGATACTCCTGCAGATGAACTGCAAGTTAGGAGGAGAACTGTGGACCGTCAACGTCCCTCTG AAACAACTGATGGTGGTGGGAGTTGATGTCCATCATGACACCAGTAAGGCACGCCAATCAGTCATGGGCTTTGTCGCAAGTGTGAACag CTCACTGACTCGCTGGTACTCCAGAGTCACTTTCCAGACTCCATCTGAGGAACTGATCTTTGGCTTCAGAGTTTGCTTACTGGCTGCACTGCAGAAGTACTACGAG GTAAACCACAATTTGCCAGAGAAGATTGTGGTGTATCGGGATGGAGTGTCAGATGGTCAGCTGAAGATGGTGGAGCAGTACGAGATCCCACAGTTGATCAAATGCTTCGAGACTTTCCCCAGCTACGAGCCCAAGCTGGTCTTCATTGTGGTCCAAAAGCGCATCAACACCACCCTCTACTCATGCGCTGGAAACCGTATTGGCGTACCACCGCCTGGAACGGTTCTGGATCACACCCTCACTCAGAACGACTG GGTGGACTTCTTTCTGTTGGCACATACCAGTCGTCAAGGCTCTGGACTTCCGACACACTACGTGTGTCTGTACAACACGGCAAATCTCACACCAGACCATTTGCAAAG